In Acaryochloris marina S15, a single genomic region encodes these proteins:
- the radA gene encoding DNA repair protein RadA: protein MAKTRTHYICQECGAASPQFFGKCPSCHTWNSLVEQVVPNAPAATDGTRLAQRHRQKRNAAPQALSSLTLTQISEQPIQRFSSGYVELDRVLGGGIVPGSLVLVGGDPGIGKSTLLLQIVNFLSSRQTVLYVCAEESGQQVKLRAQRLGIGDLILKKEISETATEQKDNLENDNLYLLPETDLELVLQELDSLQPQVAIIDSIQALFFSTLTSAPGSVAQVRECTSALMRLAKRNHITLFIVGHVTKEGAIAGPKVLEHLVDTVLYFEGDRFANHRLLRSVKNRFGATHEVGVFEMIDRGLREVLNPSELFLGDREEVSPGTATIVACEGTRPIVVELQALVSPTSYSSPRRSTTGIEYNRLLQILAVLEKRLGIPLSKLDAYVASSGGLSVAEPAADLGVAIALAASFRDRLVDPTTVVIGEVGLGGQVRSVSQTELRLKEALKLGFKRAIIPKGQSFPSLDIEIIPVARVADAIVAALPGGQSTQ, encoded by the coding sequence ATGGCAAAAACACGAACTCATTACATTTGCCAAGAATGTGGTGCAGCTTCTCCCCAGTTTTTTGGTAAATGTCCCTCCTGTCACACTTGGAATTCTTTAGTCGAACAAGTGGTGCCCAATGCACCTGCAGCAACAGACGGAACCCGCTTGGCGCAACGACATCGCCAGAAACGTAATGCTGCCCCCCAAGCGCTTTCTTCCCTGACATTAACCCAGATTTCTGAGCAGCCAATACAGCGATTTAGTTCGGGTTACGTTGAACTCGATCGGGTGTTAGGGGGAGGCATTGTCCCAGGTTCTTTAGTATTGGTAGGGGGTGATCCGGGAATCGGAAAATCAACCCTTTTGTTGCAAATTGTCAATTTTTTAAGCTCGCGGCAAACCGTTCTCTATGTTTGCGCGGAAGAATCTGGCCAACAGGTTAAATTACGCGCCCAGAGATTGGGAATTGGAGATTTAATTTTAAAAAAAGAGATTTCAGAGACCGCCACTGAGCAAAAAGATAATTTAGAGAATGACAATTTATACCTGTTACCCGAAACTGACCTGGAATTGGTGCTGCAAGAGTTAGATTCTCTGCAACCTCAGGTCGCCATTATTGATAGTATTCAAGCCCTATTTTTCTCTACTTTAACCTCGGCCCCCGGTTCCGTCGCCCAAGTTAGGGAATGTACGTCAGCCCTGATGCGACTGGCAAAACGAAACCACATTACGTTATTTATCGTCGGTCACGTCACAAAGGAAGGGGCAATTGCAGGTCCCAAGGTTTTAGAACATTTAGTCGATACCGTGCTCTATTTTGAAGGGGATCGGTTTGCGAATCACCGATTACTCCGGTCAGTGAAAAATCGGTTTGGTGCGACTCACGAAGTTGGTGTTTTTGAAATGATTGATCGGGGCTTGCGCGAAGTCTTGAATCCATCGGAATTATTTTTGGGGGACCGCGAAGAGGTATCGCCAGGGACCGCCACTATCGTCGCTTGCGAAGGCACCCGTCCAATTGTGGTGGAACTGCAGGCCTTGGTCAGTCCCACCAGCTATAGTTCACCACGCCGTTCGACGACAGGCATTGAATATAATCGGTTGCTGCAAATTCTGGCTGTGTTAGAGAAACGGCTGGGGATTCCCCTCTCTAAGCTAGATGCCTATGTGGCTTCTTCCGGTGGATTGAGTGTGGCCGAACCCGCTGCAGATTTGGGAGTTGCGATCGCACTCGCAGCCAGCTTCCGAGATCGCCTGGTAGACCCAACCACCGTCGTTATTGGCGAGGTGGGATTGGGCGGCCAAGTCCGCTCCGTATCGCAAACCGAATTACGTCTGAAAGAGGCCCTCAAGTTGGGATTTAAACGGGCCATCATTCCTAAAGGCCAGTCTTTTCCCAGTTTGGATATCGAAATCATTCCCGTTGCTCGGGTTGCCGATGCTATTGTGGCAGCTCTCCCCGGCGGCCAATCTACACAGTAG
- the rpaB gene encoding response regulator transcription factor RpaB, with translation MENHKEKILVVDDEASIRRILETRLSMIGYDVVTAADGEEAIDTFHHAIPDLVVLDVMMPKLDGYGVCQELRKESDVPIIMLTALGDVADRITGLELGADDYVVKPFSPKELEARIRSVLRRVSKNGNSGIPSSGVISVHTLRIDTNKRQVYKGDERIRLTGMEFSLLELLVSRSGEAFSRSDILQEVWGYTPERHVDTRVVDVHISRLRAKLEEDPSNPELILTARGTGYLFQRIVEPGEMPG, from the coding sequence TTGGAAAATCATAAAGAGAAAATTCTGGTGGTCGACGATGAAGCGAGTATTCGTCGCATCCTAGAAACACGCCTCTCCATGATTGGCTACGATGTGGTCACCGCTGCAGATGGGGAAGAAGCCATCGATACATTCCATCATGCCATTCCTGACTTAGTTGTCCTTGATGTAATGATGCCAAAACTGGATGGCTATGGTGTCTGCCAAGAACTCCGCAAAGAATCTGACGTGCCCATTATTATGCTGACGGCTCTGGGTGATGTCGCCGATCGGATTACCGGCTTGGAACTCGGTGCCGACGATTATGTGGTTAAACCGTTTTCACCGAAAGAATTAGAAGCTCGTATCCGCTCTGTTCTACGGCGCGTTAGTAAAAACGGCAACTCTGGCATTCCCAGCTCTGGCGTGATCAGTGTTCATACCTTACGGATCGATACTAACAAGCGCCAAGTCTACAAAGGAGATGAGCGCATCCGGTTGACAGGGATGGAATTTAGCCTGCTGGAACTATTGGTCAGCCGTTCCGGTGAGGCTTTCTCCCGGTCCGATATTTTGCAAGAAGTTTGGGGCTATACTCCTGAGCGCCATGTAGATACTCGGGTGGTCGATGTCCATATTTCTCGACTGAGAGCCAAGCTAGAAGAGGATCCCAGTAACCCTGAGCTGATTCTGACCGCTAGAGGGACAGGATATCTGTTTCAGCGCATTGTTGAGCCTGGGGAAATGCCCGGTTAA
- a CDS encoding TetR/AcrR family transcriptional regulator, whose product MTDNSYSSSHFRRQPKQQRGKERVDKILNAAADIFDQVGYDAATTHQIAAQAGTAVGSLYQFFPNKAAIFNAMELRHIERVKLFWNELNTPEVVQLPLRQMIHKLITAVVELFAHPVSRVIFIQFYTSQDMFQSIDESMTQEAINFLADILQQRNPNLPEGQLNLLAEVCVHSSNAVTLSALRTSDLEHRQRLTEQIENLLMSYLEPYVGDSSNVMKVMTCPHCQSHRLSKNGQRRQQQCYLCKNCGKQFVESVMLKKGYESP is encoded by the coding sequence ATGACAGATAATTCATATTCGTCAAGTCATTTCCGTCGACAGCCTAAACAGCAAAGAGGCAAAGAAAGGGTCGATAAAATCCTCAATGCGGCAGCAGATATCTTTGATCAGGTGGGCTACGATGCCGCTACCACCCACCAAATTGCCGCCCAAGCAGGGACTGCCGTCGGCTCCCTCTATCAGTTTTTCCCCAACAAAGCCGCTATATTCAATGCCATGGAGTTGCGCCACATCGAGCGCGTCAAACTATTTTGGAATGAATTGAATACCCCAGAAGTGGTGCAGTTACCCCTGCGCCAAATGATCCACAAGCTGATCACAGCAGTGGTAGAACTCTTTGCCCATCCCGTATCGCGGGTCATCTTTATTCAGTTTTATACTTCCCAGGATATGTTCCAGTCTATTGACGAAAGCATGACCCAAGAAGCCATCAATTTTCTAGCGGATATTCTCCAGCAACGGAATCCTAACCTACCTGAAGGCCAGCTTAACCTGCTGGCAGAAGTCTGTGTCCATAGCAGTAATGCCGTCACCTTGTCCGCTTTACGGACCAGTGATTTGGAGCATCGCCAACGACTGACTGAACAAATAGAAAATCTGCTGATGTCATATTTAGAGCCTTATGTAGGGGATAGCTCAAATGTAATGAAAGTAATGACATGCCCCCATTGTCAATCCCACAGACTCTCGAAAAATGGGCAACGCAGACAGCAACAATGCTATCTCTGTAAGAATTGTGGGAAGCAGTTTGTAGAGTCAGTGATGCTAAAGAAGGGGTATGAGTCCCCATAG
- a CDS encoding Rieske 2Fe-2S domain-containing protein — protein sequence MRSMLPGAPWLLAHKSMLLVNQPLKVTLDGQDYVLWQDGTGSVQALPNRCPHMGAMLSEGWCELLPDGDDGQSGIVCPFHALQFDGAGCTVLPGTQRKTLPQLQPPELMIQGDFIWSYGGHEPQIPIPSIMNEIAQAYDFIGPTADYSVETDLLSMLLVMHDYNHQNGTHRDLFQITDVQFHQFVDHGHQSHAFYDMPTETYHWTEKLRKPDLMLLPKTIQAHLENYFPGLVILHTETPLGKIAQCHFFVPESEQRTRTYILLFAQLQHSLFKVFGNSFLKFGQVAVEQDVDILAKLYGDAPQNIKLNNEVGMDWVRRNFDNFPKVVEPHLSK from the coding sequence ATGCGATCGATGCTTCCCGGTGCGCCTTGGCTATTGGCGCACAAGTCTATGCTGCTTGTCAATCAGCCCCTCAAGGTGACTCTGGACGGACAGGACTATGTGCTTTGGCAGGATGGCACGGGTTCAGTACAAGCCTTGCCCAATCGCTGTCCCCACATGGGGGCGATGCTGTCGGAAGGTTGGTGTGAACTCTTGCCAGATGGAGATGATGGGCAATCAGGGATTGTCTGTCCTTTTCATGCGCTGCAGTTTGATGGCGCAGGTTGCACCGTTCTGCCGGGTACTCAACGCAAAACATTGCCCCAATTACAGCCTCCAGAGCTAATGATTCAAGGCGATTTTATCTGGTCCTATGGCGGCCATGAGCCCCAAATACCGATTCCCAGCATTATGAATGAAATTGCCCAAGCCTATGATTTTATCGGACCTACTGCTGACTACAGCGTAGAAACGGATTTACTGAGTATGCTGCTGGTGATGCATGACTACAACCATCAAAACGGCACTCACCGTGATTTGTTTCAGATCACCGACGTTCAATTCCATCAATTTGTAGACCATGGGCATCAATCCCATGCGTTTTACGACATGCCCACAGAAACCTATCACTGGACGGAAAAGTTGAGAAAGCCAGATCTGATGTTGCTACCCAAAACCATTCAGGCACATTTGGAGAACTATTTTCCGGGGCTGGTCATTTTACATACTGAAACACCCTTAGGAAAAATTGCTCAATGCCATTTCTTTGTGCCTGAGTCAGAACAGCGGACTCGTACTTATATTTTGCTGTTTGCTCAGCTCCAGCATTCACTATTCAAGGTTTTTGGTAATTCTTTTCTCAAATTCGGCCAAGTGGCAGTAGAACAAGATGTCGATATCTTAGCCAAGCTCTATGGTGATGCACCCCAAAATATCAAACTCAATAACGAAGTGGGTATGGATTGGGTTCGACGGAATTTCGACAATTTTCCCAAAGTGGTGGAGCCTCATCTATCCAAGTGA
- a CDS encoding sigma 54-interacting transcriptional regulator: protein MTSSEDIKAWLQEHTDLDIFPEKILDRLARTVEVQTLEANRRLILEDTLPDAVYILRQGRLESYHTSLVDTAQVCSLLPGAVLHLFDILLDQPTLQTINTLTDCQLWVISKKDLLKIAGEYQDVTRIVSQKLSKDLANVSQELVAEQERQAILRPYLVPKANRGIVGSSRYAKRLREQLKEAARTRDSVIIFGEPGLEKDNAAALVHFGSNQRREPMVKINCNTLQISGASLFGRVGGKPGLLEAVGEGTVLLNNIQELPPALCPQIRRLLETQTYVPVQRDGNAVKPRTSNARLILTAEKVQPELDGVISHRVKMPPLRVSKADVGAQVEYYISLLSKEQGFAKRQLTPEALRRLQSYNYPGNIVELHSLVERAIAQSSPNEDLTAEIFWAAQDRQQRFRLNLLNANPWLRRFLRSPWWPTRINYGIVLPLFIFVVIILFVGPQQRSQNFALNLFWAWWWPLILIGFPFVGRLWCSVCPFMICGELLQKLSLWLVPRQLRQWPRQQAEQWGGWFLFGLFTLIFLWEELWNLEDTAYLSSCLLLLITAGAIICSQIFERRFWCRYLCPIGGMNGLFAKLSMTELRAQQGTCSAECSTYQCYKGGPEKGEGQETTGCPLYSHPAQLEDNRDCVLCMTCLQACPHRSVEFNLRPPGIELWTTHTPRIYEAALLLLLLGGIFLHRLPELQTWIGLDLHLQQFSVHALVSCLVLGIAALIPLLSHAVLCRISPNLKPRPFIELVYGYLPLVLGGTLAHYLRLGLTEAGQILPVTWATFGLAGGGLPVWVAHPAVVSFLQGSTILAAIFLTWILTQKIARQPISVLLPQHMTSLGLGVCLWSVIVGM, encoded by the coding sequence ATGACATCCTCAGAGGATATTAAGGCTTGGTTACAGGAGCATACGGATCTAGATATCTTTCCTGAAAAGATTCTGGATCGGCTGGCTAGAACAGTAGAAGTACAGACGCTAGAAGCCAATCGGCGACTGATTTTAGAAGATACTTTGCCGGATGCGGTATATATTTTGCGTCAAGGCCGCCTTGAAAGCTATCACACCAGTTTGGTGGATACGGCACAGGTCTGTAGCTTGTTGCCAGGGGCTGTACTGCATCTCTTCGACATCTTGCTCGATCAGCCGACCCTTCAAACCATCAATACTTTAACGGATTGCCAGTTGTGGGTGATTTCCAAAAAAGACCTACTCAAGATCGCGGGTGAATATCAAGATGTGACGCGAATTGTGTCGCAAAAGCTGTCTAAAGACTTGGCGAATGTTTCCCAAGAGTTAGTGGCTGAACAGGAACGACAAGCTATCCTCAGACCCTATTTGGTCCCTAAGGCAAATAGAGGAATAGTCGGCTCTAGCCGCTATGCTAAGCGATTGCGAGAGCAACTCAAGGAGGCAGCACGTACTCGCGATTCAGTGATTATCTTTGGCGAACCCGGTCTAGAAAAAGATAATGCAGCCGCTCTCGTTCACTTTGGATCGAACCAAAGACGGGAGCCGATGGTGAAAATTAACTGCAATACTCTACAAATCAGCGGGGCCAGTTTGTTTGGTCGAGTGGGGGGTAAGCCTGGGCTTCTAGAAGCTGTGGGTGAGGGCACGGTTCTTTTAAATAATATTCAAGAACTGCCGCCAGCATTATGCCCACAAATACGACGGCTCTTAGAAACCCAGACTTACGTACCGGTTCAAAGAGACGGGAATGCAGTGAAGCCTCGTACCAGCAATGCTCGCTTAATCTTGACGGCTGAGAAGGTTCAGCCGGAACTGGATGGGGTGATTTCCCATCGGGTTAAGATGCCGCCGTTGCGGGTGAGTAAGGCGGATGTGGGTGCCCAAGTTGAGTACTATATCAGTCTACTTTCTAAAGAACAGGGCTTTGCTAAGCGCCAGCTGACCCCTGAAGCCTTGCGACGTCTACAAAGCTACAATTACCCGGGCAATATTGTCGAGCTGCATAGTTTGGTGGAGCGTGCGATCGCACAATCGTCTCCCAACGAAGATCTCACTGCCGAAATCTTTTGGGCGGCCCAAGATCGCCAACAGCGGTTCCGGCTTAACCTACTCAATGCCAACCCGTGGTTGCGGCGATTTCTCCGCAGTCCCTGGTGGCCCACCCGCATTAACTACGGCATCGTCTTACCCCTATTTATTTTTGTGGTGATCATTCTATTTGTGGGTCCCCAGCAACGGAGCCAGAACTTTGCCTTGAACTTATTTTGGGCCTGGTGGTGGCCGTTGATATTAATCGGTTTCCCCTTTGTGGGGCGTCTATGGTGCTCCGTCTGTCCCTTTATGATTTGTGGTGAATTGCTGCAAAAGCTGTCTCTCTGGCTGGTGCCGAGACAACTGCGGCAATGGCCCCGGCAGCAGGCTGAACAGTGGGGAGGTTGGTTCTTATTTGGTCTATTTACCCTGATCTTTCTCTGGGAAGAACTCTGGAATTTAGAAGATACGGCCTATCTGTCTAGCTGTCTGCTGCTGCTGATTACGGCAGGTGCCATCATTTGCTCACAGATTTTTGAGCGCCGATTTTGGTGTCGATATCTTTGTCCTATCGGAGGAATGAATGGCTTATTTGCCAAACTTTCTATGACTGAGCTAAGGGCTCAACAAGGCACCTGCTCTGCTGAGTGCAGTACCTATCAATGCTACAAAGGCGGACCTGAAAAAGGAGAAGGACAAGAAACAACAGGCTGCCCCCTTTACTCTCATCCCGCTCAATTGGAAGATAATAGGGACTGCGTGCTCTGTATGACTTGTTTGCAGGCCTGCCCCCACCGTTCTGTAGAGTTCAATTTGCGTCCCCCCGGTATCGAATTGTGGACAACCCACACCCCTCGAATCTATGAGGCCGCATTGCTCCTGCTGTTGTTAGGGGGGATTTTCCTGCATCGACTTCCTGAATTGCAAACCTGGATTGGGCTAGATTTGCATCTGCAGCAATTTTCAGTCCATGCTCTGGTGTCTTGTTTGGTGTTGGGGATAGCTGCTTTGATTCCCTTACTTTCCCATGCCGTCTTATGCCGTATCAGTCCTAACTTGAAACCAAGGCCCTTTATAGAATTGGTTTATGGCTATTTACCTCTAGTCCTCGGTGGTACCTTAGCCCATTATTTACGATTAGGACTGACCGAAGCAGGTCAAATTCTACCCGTCACCTGGGCCACGTTTGGCTTGGCTGGAGGAGGACTACCGGTCTGGGTAGCCCACCCAGCGGTGGTTAGTTTCCTGCAAGGTTCCACAATATTGGCTGCAATTTTTCTGACGTGGATTCTCACTCAAAAAATTGCTCGACAACCTATCTCTGTCCTTCTGCCTCAGCATATGACGAGCCTAGGATTAGGCGTCTGTTTGTGGTCTGTGATTGTGGGAATGTAA
- a CDS encoding polysaccharide deacetylase family protein — MANFRFFIRYRLQIAGLAIGTLIAALLVLWMQPRWAIDRLAPLICPGAIFYLPTEQPIVALTIDDGPDDQRAGDTNTTGKILQVLAQHDAKATFFMISSRLSAQNQAFITQMVRQGHELGNHLTIDVPSISLPLPEFQTALQTAEQDILAAANHKTSLEWMRPGSGRCTPEMAEIAQQQGYKIALGAPWPYDTNLPSSDFAAQQILANVQPGSIIVLHDYGPEGAWGLRTVQTLNQILPQLKQKGYRVVTLTELYREASKSNSL; from the coding sequence ATGGCTAACTTTCGCTTCTTTATCCGATACCGACTCCAAATCGCAGGGCTGGCCATTGGAACACTCATCGCAGCATTGCTAGTACTCTGGATGCAGCCCCGGTGGGCAATTGATCGCCTAGCCCCCTTAATTTGTCCAGGTGCGATTTTCTATCTCCCCACCGAGCAACCGATTGTCGCCCTCACGATTGATGATGGCCCCGATGATCAACGAGCAGGGGATACCAATACCACCGGAAAAATATTGCAGGTTTTGGCACAGCACGATGCCAAAGCAACCTTTTTTATGATCAGCAGTAGATTATCGGCTCAGAACCAAGCCTTTATCACCCAAATGGTCAGGCAAGGCCACGAGTTAGGTAATCACCTCACCATTGATGTCCCCAGCATCAGCCTTCCCTTACCTGAATTCCAAACTGCTTTGCAAACCGCAGAACAGGATATCCTAGCTGCCGCCAACCATAAAACATCCCTGGAGTGGATGCGTCCAGGGAGTGGCCGCTGCACTCCAGAGATGGCTGAGATTGCTCAACAGCAAGGATACAAAATTGCCCTGGGGGCACCATGGCCCTATGACACAAATCTGCCGTCTTCAGATTTCGCCGCTCAACAGATTTTGGCGAATGTCCAACCCGGCAGTATTATCGTTCTCCATGACTATGGACCTGAGGGGGCCTGGGGGCTGCGAACCGTCCAGACGCTGAATCAGATTTTGCCCCAACTCAAACAAAAAGGATATCGAGTCGTTACCCTGACTGAGCTATACCGGGAAGCCTCCAAATCCAATTCCTTATAA
- a CDS encoding pentapeptide repeat-containing protein — translation MNYKSFILALGLVAIAFPAQAELPEHIQQLLNTRRCIRCDLSRANFGGMDLSVTNLQGANLIFSNLENANLNASNLTGAKLIQARMSDANLQTTNLSVTDLSKADLRGANLAGADLRSSRMTSANLKGAKLQQAKLQGVNLGSANLKGAKLNGANLFSADLRGANLQNADLTGANLKEADLSGANVKGIKLTDADLTGATLPDGISQ, via the coding sequence ATGAACTATAAATCTTTCATCCTGGCGTTGGGCTTGGTTGCGATCGCATTTCCCGCCCAGGCAGAATTACCCGAACATATTCAACAATTGCTCAATACTCGTCGCTGTATTCGCTGTGATTTATCCCGTGCTAATTTTGGCGGCATGGATCTGAGCGTTACTAACTTGCAAGGGGCGAACCTGATTTTCTCCAACTTGGAGAATGCTAACCTCAACGCCTCTAACCTGACGGGTGCCAAGCTCATTCAGGCCCGAATGTCAGATGCGAATCTGCAAACCACCAACCTCAGCGTTACGGATTTGAGTAAAGCTGATTTGCGAGGCGCTAATTTGGCGGGCGCGGATTTGCGTAGCAGCCGCATGACGTCTGCCAATCTGAAAGGGGCAAAACTGCAACAAGCCAAACTCCAAGGGGTGAACTTAGGTTCAGCTAATCTGAAAGGGGCAAAGCTGAATGGAGCTAATTTGTTCTCAGCTGATTTAAGGGGCGCTAATCTCCAAAATGCTGATCTCACAGGTGCAAATCTTAAGGAAGCTGATTTGAGTGGCGCTAATGTGAAGGGAATTAAGCTCACGGATGCAGACCTAACAGGGGCCACCCTCCCGGATGGCATTTCCCAGTAG
- a CDS encoding pentapeptide repeat-containing protein, giving the protein MKQLNKGSLAIGTVTTFIALFPLGAASNTPQTPNPEHLQQLKATNSCEGCDLRGANFQDQNLKGASLQGANLQGANLQGVNLDDANLESANLQSANLSKATLRRASLTTTLKQATNLQDANLTQATLVKAKLKGADLRRANLFEAALEDADFSVAVVETAQGNRRVYFSDLREANFNKSNLKSANLNQVYLANANLSEANLKGAKLKQAQLKYTNLNGAKLNHADLRKATLESVNLSGADLSSAHLGKIAMTDVNLRDANLSNADLSGAKFCQMDIPASIQALATCK; this is encoded by the coding sequence ATGAAACAGTTGAATAAAGGCAGTCTCGCTATAGGAACAGTCACCACTTTTATCGCGTTATTTCCTCTGGGGGCTGCCAGCAATACCCCTCAGACTCCCAACCCCGAGCATCTTCAGCAGCTAAAGGCCACGAACAGTTGTGAGGGTTGCGACCTCAGGGGAGCTAATTTTCAAGATCAAAATTTAAAAGGCGCTAGCTTGCAGGGAGCAAACCTGCAAGGGGCCAATTTACAGGGCGTTAATTTGGACGATGCCAATCTAGAGAGCGCTAATCTGCAATCTGCCAATCTCAGCAAAGCCACCCTACGACGGGCCAGCTTAACCACAACCCTCAAGCAAGCCACCAATTTGCAAGACGCCAATTTAACCCAGGCAACCTTAGTCAAAGCCAAGCTCAAAGGCGCCGATTTGCGCCGGGCCAACTTGTTTGAAGCCGCTTTAGAAGATGCTGACTTTAGCGTTGCTGTGGTAGAAACAGCCCAAGGCAATCGTCGCGTCTACTTCAGCGACCTAAGAGAGGCTAATTTCAATAAAAGCAACCTCAAGAGTGCGAATCTCAACCAAGTCTATTTGGCCAACGCTAATCTCAGCGAAGCCAACTTAAAAGGGGCAAAACTAAAGCAGGCCCAACTGAAGTACACCAACCTCAATGGGGCCAAGTTAAACCATGCAGATCTGAGAAAAGCCACTTTAGAAAGCGTCAATCTCAGCGGGGCCGACTTAAGTAGTGCCCATCTCGGCAAAATCGCCATGACAGATGTCAACTTACGAGATGCCAACCTAAGCAATGCTGATTTAAGCGGGGCTAAATTCTGTCAAATGGATATCCCCGCCTCAATTCAAGCCTTGGCAACCTGCAAGTAA
- a CDS encoding YIP1 family protein: protein MNLWTLIVQPHRFFRQLFDQPLQHWVPLGIVLSAGWLRYIAYGLWTRNLSPIISTELIQSFRAETGSPPFWVILLLIGLMGWPLLSWGVYGWMIQWLTGQRRAWQLAGWTQWPLAIVGLIMVGAAGLWPATGRVIPFTQFVAFRPEEPLFNQYLTWLHLYSQILNGHVFLQLLFWCVLVGSLWSLWLLYWGVKCLAPQKAMLTTSILTLWLLIWRVL from the coding sequence ATGAACCTGTGGACACTGATTGTTCAACCCCACCGCTTTTTTCGGCAACTATTTGATCAACCGCTTCAACATTGGGTGCCCTTAGGCATTGTCTTAAGTGCAGGCTGGCTCCGGTACATCGCCTATGGGCTCTGGACCCGGAACTTATCCCCCATTATTTCTACCGAGTTAATACAGTCTTTCAGGGCCGAAACTGGAAGCCCCCCGTTTTGGGTAATCCTCCTACTCATTGGCTTAATGGGTTGGCCCTTATTGAGCTGGGGAGTGTACGGATGGATGATTCAATGGCTCACCGGCCAAAGGCGGGCTTGGCAGCTTGCAGGGTGGACCCAATGGCCCCTGGCAATTGTGGGATTGATCATGGTGGGCGCTGCCGGGCTATGGCCAGCGACCGGACGCGTGATTCCCTTTACCCAATTTGTAGCATTTAGACCGGAAGAACCCCTATTCAACCAATACCTAACTTGGCTCCACCTATACAGCCAAATCTTGAACGGACACGTGTTCCTCCAACTGCTATTTTGGTGCGTCTTGGTAGGTAGCCTCTGGTCATTATGGTTACTGTACTGGGGCGTCAAGTGCCTTGCCCCCCAAAAAGCGATGTTGACCACCAGTATTTTGACCCTTTGGCTATTGATTTGGCGAGTGCTATAA